The genomic DNA ACTATATGCAATGTGACTATGAGCGAACCACTTTATTCAAcaaatatgacagcctgggtgagcctactttgagctctctctgGTGAACAAGCTGGCTGTATGGTGATGATCTTTCTCTACTCACAGATCACTGGATGAGCTCAACTGAAGTTTCACATTGAccatttagcttaagtaaatgCATATTAAATAGAATTAATCACTTACAATTATAAGGTCATGTGATTTTAAATATACTGCCTGCTTCATGTTACTTCGTaagctgaatttgctgaaacCTTAAGCTGTATGTTGTAAAGTTCTGCTCTTATGTACCAAACTTGCATCTACTTAATGAAAAGCGGCTACAGACTACTATGGACATCTGGAGGATAGGGCCTGTTCTTTTCCTgtactttgctgggaagaaaattatGAATTCAGACAAAACACCACCTTTAAGGCTATGAACTATAAACAATATCTACggtcaaacaaaacaaaggcctaTCTGAGACAGtgaaaaagatccaatgagaagcaagaagtaAGTCCCCACACtcaaatattgctattggactgaatcatagTATGAGGTGTGGGTAAAAAGTCTGTAAGGGTATAAAACCCCAGGGATTTCTATGCAGGTGGGGACCTCTGCAAAAGCACTCAGCTCAAGGCAACCCTGTTGTTGTACTACTCCATTAAATTACTTATTTCTATGAACTTTGATGCCTGAGAGCTTACTTTGGGAGACCTAAGATCCAGACATCAAAGCGACCTGACACGAGGCTCCTAGAGGgcaggtgtcctggttttgttaaaaacaagaccagtttctcttttagtgaattttcctttcagctaaggtcttctaagtaactgcacttttctgaatttgtctgCTTGTTTTGCAGACAGCAGCTGATAACCTAGTAATGGTATGCAAAATACTGATAAAAATGCAcatcccataagtgagaggggcatatttgcaaggaggggcgaAGAGAACAGGTGAGTAAAATTGATCagctaagtattccatcccatccatgtcatacaccctataaaagtgggagatcgAGGGTCTCACTCTCTTCAActatggccagcatctgaagaggaccctgcctgtcgtCCCTCCAATCGGAGGCCTGGTTCCAAACCCTGCATCTGtgaatccagttctggtagACTGTGGAGTCCAGCACAGGACTTCCGgatgcctgccctgcagctgccagatCCGGCTCTGACACGGGGCAATGCTGAGCTGTGCCACGAAATTTGAGAttggttttgcatattttgtattattctctctattttattagtagcattagtaaagcatttttacctttttttccaacctgcaagtctctctctcttttcctcctatttccttttctttggtggagagggctgggggggcaggggggagggaGTTAACAgggagcatctgccacagtttgtCACCCTGCATTAAACCTTGACAGGAGGTAAGCAGGTTGAgatgcagaatgatgaaactttgAAATTCTAGCCAAGCGATATAAAGAAGTGGGTGTGCACATGTAATCTTTTGGCCATAAATACATGTAATCCCTTACCCTCTATGTCTCTTAGACATGAACCATTGACCAAGTCTGGgactaagtttggatccagccacacctagactcctctctgagaaggagtttagaaagcaagggggtaCATACTGAACCCCATGACTCAACGGAAGGGCCTCTCTCTATCCTTTCGCATCTCCTGTCCCCATATAAATCACTTTAAAACAGCTCTCACCCGATTATGTTTGgcatatttcctccatgcagtaaGTAACGGAGTGAACCTTGGCATCGAACTCTGTTAAGCCGCACTTTTCTTTAAGAGATCTAAACATTGCTCTGCGGCAAGCAGGACCCTAAATCACTCATCCATGACACAAGCCAATACAGATCATTCTATATCTGCCATAATTATGTACTATTTCTATAGGGATTTCTTACTGGTCATAGCCAAAGAAGCAGTGGAAAGGCTTTCACTTAGACCTTGTAATACTGTCCCTTAGCTCTCCTTAAGTCCCTTAACAAAGAACAACACTAGGGACACAATTTCATAGCAAATTGTTCAACATTTCAGTACATTTCACTCTAACAGCCCCTTCTTCAGGCTCTTCCTGTATTTAAGTACTTAAGTTTGTTCTTTACCTGAATATTgtctcttttgctctttctaCATTTGAAACACTCTTTAACTTTACTATACCAGTTATGAAAACCCAAATTACACAACTGTTACTGAAAGCCTTCTATGTGTCTAAGAATTAAAGGATGGCAtcttctgaaattttcattGTTAGTTTAACCATAATATTTCCAGTAAAGTTAATCTAAACATTGTCTTCAGTAACAGCAAATACATGAGCACTGAGTGCTTTTTAAACCCTGATCAGGCAAGAATCATAACAGCATAGCTGCATGAATGTAagtacatgcacacacatactaTAACAAGAGGACAAACATTTTATAGAGTAAGAACTCACAAAGGTGTACAGCACTGGTGATATCCCAACATTGAGCTCAACGGCTACATATCAAACAATTAACAACCACAAGTGCTTATGGGCATCATTTCCACCAAAACCAAAGTCCAAATCCTAGTGCAAGGGGTTTGTGATCTTAAAAGTATATGACTAAAGCTTTGCAAGTATATAATTGAAGCTTACAGTAAAAGGTACCTAAAGTTAAACATAACAGCTTTGGTGAACTTTATAGCTCTTTCATCAGTTTTCtccagaaggatttttttttggtaggtttaGAATCCAAAATAAGAGACCTTCAAACACAAAGCAATATGTACTACAGAACACAgacatacacacatatgtagCCAAGCCCCCtggagttttgttgtttttgttatttttatgttctaCAGACAATCTTTCTAAAAAGATTAGCTTCATCATATGCATACTATATTACAGGCATATTTTTACCACATGAATAAATActtgtaatatattttaaaaaatcagaacataAATCTTGCCTTTGAAAACTTACCAATGCCCAATGTATTTAAGGCTCCTTAAGCAATTTCAAATTTGTAGTAGTCTctacatttgaaaaatgcattagtAAAGTCTACAGATTTTTAAACACAGTCCAACAATCTCTCTTAAATGTTTAATAGCTTCCATCTTCCATAAGCATATGCTAAGTTTTCTTTCACCTCTCTCCTTTCACGCTTCATGTTTTTATATTGTTGTCTTTACAAAAGGGACAAAAGTATCAAAAAGACACAATATTCAGTCCAGCTCCTTTCAAACTTAACAAAATTCTATTAAGTACTCAGGGTAGATTTGGTTGGCATCAAAGATGACAAAGATCTTTGGGTTCCATGTATTATCCACACAGCTGTCATACAAGTTCACAAAACTTCCATCTTTCGAAGGCGGCCTCATGTATTTTGAATCACCGTTGATATAATCACCAGTCAACACACGAGCAAGAAACATGACTTTATCTGGTCTATGCAGATGAGGCTGCAGATTCACGCCATGAATTTGAAAAGTATCTCCATGCTTCATGTCCTCTTTGCAGAAACGACTGGAATATGATGCATCTCTTGCGAAATAGGTcccttccaaataaaaaaaaaaatctgatgacaTTCTTATCATGATGGCTTAACTACTAGAGCATGGATATAAGTAACAAGATGATGAAAGATGCCTCTTCTTTTATGTTCATTAGCAATACAACTTCCCCCCCATCTCCCCAAAAATCGCTGGATTATAGCAACATGACCAAATATTTTTAGTAGGGAGATTGCCTTGTGATTAACACTGCTTTGTTGTACATCCCCTCCCTACACTCCCTGGTCCTAACAGCCAGTTGTGACAGTTACATTCCTTACTGCATCCCAAATTTCTTAATTACACTTGAAGTAAAAGTAGAGCTATAGTAAACAGCTCCTGGATAAACACAGGGCGTAAGCTGAACTGTTAAGATTACCAAACTGTCATTTGGGACAAAAATGCTTACCTTTTCCATATACAGCAGCATGCATTCCGTTTATTCTCCAGTCAAAGTTATGAATACATATTGCTTCTACAAATTCATTACTGGTGCCATGAAATAACATCTGCTCATTAATAGTTGGGAcacctcttttcttctttagctGAGCTTTTTTCCTACAGAGAAGACACAATACAGCATTACAAACATCCATACCATCAAATTAAGTTACTCCTCTGAAAACACTCCAGGGCGGACAGACCTAAAACACTCCATACATTCCACTGTCATGAATGCCTAGATGATTCTAGTTTTTAAACAGATCAGAATTCTTAAGGTAAATGTTTAGAAAACACACACTTCTGGATGCTGTGCACTATTTACAGAAGTAATCCAAGATTAGGAAAAAAGGTCTTTTATACCAATTTTACCAGCATTGTTCATTTGGCATTAGTTTTAGTGTAGTGATTTTCTgcagatacatttttaaaagaaaggcatttttctCCGATTTTGTTCCCTCCATCTACTTACATAACACGGCAGAAGTGATAACAAAGTTAGTGGATTATGAAGTATCAATATCCAGGTAAAccagcaaaaatattaaaaatagaattacCGTCATTTTTAGGTAAAATTACTTCAACATGATCATTTCATAAAGTGTTTCTGAATTTATGGTTCACATACGTTCAAAAAGAGATAAGTCATCTAGAATTTTGACAATAACCCCTTATACCTCTATTACAGTCTCATGGGCAGAAGCCCACAGCACAGCTTCAATTAAACAACAGATATATTTTCCATCAACCTTTAAGTGACTTTCTGTCCACTGGGTTTTCATAAGATCCATGGAGAAGTTGACTCTGGAGCTGTGTCTAAATCACTGACTTGTTTATAGTTATGACCCCTTAACTGTCCAGACAAAAACAAGTTGGAGTGCATCACAGCCTTGCTCTTGTACctgaattttcttcctgtaaaagCCACAGTGCATGGGGCACTGTGCTACATACTTAGGTTTATCAAACTAAGCCATCTGCTTATAACCGGAGTACACACTTGAATTGGGGAAACGTTCTCAGGGCCTACAGTTTAGATGTAGTCTGAGGAGGTCCTATGAACCAGGTACAGGGAAAGAGACAGTCAGCAAAGACTACCATATTGATGGCATTACATTGCAATTAtgcattatttataaataagCACACTTCACAGAAGTTAAAATCTTGCAGTACTTAGCTTGAAAGATATGTTTTAttgttcagctttttttttttctcgtccATTAAGTGCCAACTAAAGCACCTATGTCTTGGCAACTTAattcttgtttggttggttagttttgtttgtttgttgtctttgtggggtttttatttgttttgttttaatacagcCACTTTCCAAATCAGAAGAATGTCAACAGAATCTCAAGGGCATCTGGGAGGTTTCACTAATAATCTCATTTGTGACATTTTGTGTCAGAGGCGGAGAGGTTCCAGGCATTTAAGTTCCGCTCTATTAGCCATGCAACAAAACCCAGGAGTCAAGATTTCCTGCATCTGTGTGAGGCAATACGTCTGAGCTAATGCTGAACATTTGAAATTTCAGTCAGCACCCCTCCATTGTTGGCTGCTGTTCTCTGACAATGTATAAAGATAGCCTTTAGTAACGCCTCTTGCAATAGGGGAACAAAACCAATTTACAGAAAAGGTGAATAACCAATTGTCCAACAATGGTCTGTAAGAGTCCTTTACTATCTCTGACAGCTGATTTCCTAAAACCAATTTAAAACAGTCATTAATATGGGAACTACAATAACAGACAAACATGTTCAGACCACTACAATGATGAAAACAATCATCTGAGCAATGCTCAAATTTAATCACTGACCTTAtcaatgaaacaaaacacttcaaacCCACAAAAGTCTAAGTAGCAATTGCTCCTCATAAGTATCTGAATATACTGAGCACACTGGGAAGGTGGTTCTGCAGAATGCAAAATGCCACAGTCGGACTTTTTGTTGATGTGGAACAGAAATCAAGTAGTCCAACTATTCCAAAAACCATCATCTTAGCACTTTCCACCAGCAGTGACAAGCTAATccagtaaaacaaaattaagttgATCCACCACTCAGAAGGCCTGCATACAGCCAGTTCACCCAATAAAGGAGAAAcctaaagcaaaattaaatatgCAGAGACATGCTCTTTGTACATATGCAAGCacataaactatttttaaagatggTCAGCAGTCTCACTGACCAAGTGCCATTTTCTACCTGCTGTAATCATCTACAACTCCAAACTGAGATGCATAAACCAAAATATGCTAGACTAAGATTCATCTCTTACTTTCACTTTCCCACATGGGACCCAAAAAGAACTTTTAGTGAATTTGAAATGATGGAATACCTACCTCTTTGTAATATACTACGAGGCAATAATTTCTTCACCAGTGTGTGTAAACCTGTCTACTCCAAGGCTGTATTTTACCCTCAATAGGAAAGCAGCTAAGCCTCACTTGCATACACTTATTCTAGCAATTTTCATTGttacttgtatttttttggatacaggaaaaaagtttttaaactgaaatgattcttcTCCCTATGCTTTTATACTGTACAGGTACTAAAAAGTACCTTGTTTTGTAGCTAGTTATACAGCAATAGTGTAATACTCCTGACATGAAATTCTAATTCCCATTCTCAGTTTTGTACCTTGAGAATATTCTAGCAAAGCATACATCAATTCAGAGTTCTTAAACCATTAATTCTACACACCGACCAGTCAGGAAAATTAGTACACTCTTCAAATGAAACTGGTTCCTAAGCTAAGCAAAAAAGGTCTTCCCACACTCCGCTCTGCCACCTACACTGGAGACTCAAAGGATATTTACTTTGAAATCTGCTTGCTGCTCCTATTCTCAGAAATTAAGATTGGTATTAAGATGGTATAAATGCACCTCTACAGAAACTTATTTGTAGAAAGGTAGATGTTGAAACACAAGGTCAAGCAAATAAGCCTTAATACTTAAACAGGTAAATATAACCAAATAGATTTGCAACTAAGAGATGGCTAACTCTCTTAGCAGAGAACTTAAATTCAGTTCCTTATACATACTCATGATATAGCGTTAAATGAACAATTACATATCTTTCAAAAAATCATATAACTTCTGCAAATTTCTGATGTATGTCTGCTTAGTTATTTCTTCCCTATTCAACTTAATGAAGTTGGTTTTAATAGTGTAATACATCTTTAAAAGTGATTCTGATATGTACTCCTTCTTAGAGGCTACACAAATAACTTTTGTCAAATTCAACTGCTTAAGATTGATACTAAGAAATAAGTGGAAACAGAACTCGGCACCTCCTACTTTTCCAAGCCAGCACAACATGAAGATACAAAAGCAGGGAACTCAGAAAAAACTTTTGCAGCACATTAAACTTAAAGAAACTACATAAATACGTGCTAATTGGACACTTAATTCTGTCCTAGGTTTCATAAAGTTGAGAACTTAAAGAAGACACAAATATTCATTTGTCTTGGtcactaaaaattaaaataatacaagcctgagaaggaattattttattaggTTGGCAAAAAAGTAATTGTGGGTTTTGtattgttgaaatttgctgtttgatattgGATACATTCTTAagtaaatgtggttatgttatacataattttaatgtgcttttcttgctttatgttttttttgCTACtcacttattacttgctgtttattttatattttttctagactatggaaattatgttagacaaaaagcaaattcaagtgaTTGTCTTATtcgagttcaaaatgggtcgtAAAGCGGTGGAGACAACTCGCAACATCAACaatgcatttggcccaggaactgctaacgAAAGTATAGTGCAGTGGTGGTTCGAGAAGTTTCACAAAGGAgacgagagccttgaagatgaggagcataGTGGCTGGCGATTGAGGTTTACAACAACCAGTTAAGAGCAATCCtcgaagctgatcctcttacaactacacgAGAAGTTGGTGAAGAACTCAGTGTCAACCATCCTACAGTTGTTTGGCATTTGAAtaaaattggaaaggtgaaaaagcttgaTAAGTGGGTGCCTTGTGAGGTGACTGAAAATCAAAAAATATCGTCATTTTGAAGTATCACCTATGCAacaacaatgaaccatttctcGAGTGGATTGTGATGTGCGACGAAAAGTAGATTTTCTACAACAACCAGTGATGACCAGGTTGGaccaagaagaacctccaaGGCACTTCctaaagccaaacttgcaccaaaaaaaggtcatggtcactCTTTGGTGGTTTGCTGCcagtctgatccactacagctttctgaatcctggcAAAACCATTACACAGAGAAGTATGCTCAGCAAATAaatgagatgcaccaaaaactccaatgcctgcagccagcatttTTACCCTACAAgaataaacaaacttttttctcattggcaaaaatgtgttgattgtaatggttgCTATTTTGATTAACAAAGATGTGTTTGAGTCTAGTTatgatgatttaaaattcatggtccaaaacTGCAACTACTTTTGcaccaaactaaaacaaaaagtttatttttgttctctgtacTTCACCGTATCATGGGCATCTACCACATGGACATCCCGAGTATCTTTAATGTATCTGTCTTATCTGTGCTACATCTGCACCTAATGTATTTCTACAAGTACTACATTGCTGCACCTGTAGAAGCTATAGTGTTAAAAATGGAATTCTGAATACAGAGGAATgacaaataaaatttttaaaatataaaaagtaacacattttcattattaataataGCAATTTCTGCTGCATGCCTTCAAGATTTGCTCCATTAACAATCCTAAAGACTGttggttttagaaaaaaatctcacctgCAAAAAAACTCCCACAAGTCTAGATTTTGTATTCTCTTAATTCTTTTAATTCGGTGGCTATCCATTGTTTTTCCAAAGAGACTAGAAACTTCATtatattcatttgttttcttttgcaatggaatgagctggaaaaaaagaggttaGTACAATTTCAATTCGATTCATTACTTCATTATCCCATGTTTTTGACCAACTTGCATATCAACTCTTACCT from Caloenas nicobarica isolate bCalNic1 chromosome 1, bCalNic1.hap1, whole genome shotgun sequence includes the following:
- the PARP11 gene encoding protein mono-ADP-ribosyltransferase PARP11 isoform X1, producing MWGASLGWAADAEMPQTTSEDFFPKMESSVEEMDTSDTQWGWFYLAECGKWHMFQADSNSHCSVSSEDIERSFRTNPHGSVSFTTAKFNYMLDFSVMKQVNLTTLKQRPIKRAPFSINAFSYICENEAIPMPSHWENVNTEEPYQLIPLQKKTNEYNEVSSLFGKTMDSHRIKRIKRIQNLDLWEFFCRKKAQLKKKRGVPTINEQMLFHGTSNEFVEAICIHNFDWRINGMHAAVYGKGTYFARDASYSSRFCKEDMKHGDTFQIHGVNLQPHLHRPDKVMFLARVLTGDYINGDSKYMRPPSKDGSFVNLYDSCVDNTWNPKIFVIFDANQIYPEYLIEFC
- the PARP11 gene encoding protein mono-ADP-ribosyltransferase PARP11 isoform X2, coding for MPQTTSEDFFPKMESSVEEMDTSDTQWGWFYLAECGKWHMFQADSNSHCSVSSEDIERSFRTNPHGSVSFTTAKFNYMLDFSVMKQVNLTTLKQRPIKRAPFSINAFSYICENEAIPMPSHWENVNTEEPYQLIPLQKKTNEYNEVSSLFGKTMDSHRIKRIKRIQNLDLWEFFCRKKAQLKKKRGVPTINEQMLFHGTSNEFVEAICIHNFDWRINGMHAAVYGKGTYFARDASYSSRFCKEDMKHGDTFQIHGVNLQPHLHRPDKVMFLARVLTGDYINGDSKYMRPPSKDGSFVNLYDSCVDNTWNPKIFVIFDANQIYPEYLIEFC